The Pseudomonas sp. R4-35-07 genome contains a region encoding:
- the mgrA gene encoding L-glyceraldehyde 3-phosphate reductase, producing MTYIAAENRYESIPYRRVGRSGLVLPALSLGLWHNFGDSTPIATQRALLRTAFDLGINHFDLANNYGPPYGSAEINFGRLLREDFKHYRDELIISSKAGWDMWPGPYGQGGGSRKYVLASLDQSLQRLGVDYVDIFYSHRFDADTPLEETASALATAVQQGKALYIGISSYSGVKTREMAALLNEWKVPLLIHQPAYNLLNRWVEKDLLDTTEELGAGVIAFTPLAQGLLTDKYLNGVPADARVNRPGGGSLQAKHLSDANIAHVRALNEIAQRRGQSLAQMALAWTLRDPRVTSALIGASRPEQIIENVGALKNLSFSAEELAEIDRFALEGGINLWEKPSTAE from the coding sequence ATGACGTACATTGCTGCCGAAAACCGCTATGAATCTATCCCTTATCGCCGCGTAGGCCGCAGTGGATTGGTGCTGCCGGCACTGTCCCTGGGGTTGTGGCACAACTTTGGCGACAGCACCCCGATCGCCACCCAGCGCGCCCTGCTGCGCACCGCGTTCGACTTAGGCATCAACCACTTCGACCTGGCCAATAACTACGGCCCGCCCTACGGCAGCGCCGAGATCAACTTCGGCCGGTTGCTGCGCGAAGACTTCAAGCACTACCGGGACGAGCTGATCATTTCCAGCAAGGCCGGTTGGGACATGTGGCCCGGCCCCTATGGTCAGGGCGGGGGTTCGCGTAAATACGTGCTGGCGAGCCTGGACCAGAGCCTGCAACGCCTGGGCGTCGACTATGTGGATATTTTCTATTCGCACCGTTTCGACGCCGACACGCCGCTGGAAGAAACCGCCAGTGCGCTGGCCACCGCCGTGCAGCAGGGCAAGGCGTTGTACATCGGTATCTCGTCCTACTCCGGCGTAAAAACCCGTGAGATGGCTGCGCTGCTCAACGAGTGGAAAGTGCCGCTGTTGATTCACCAACCGGCCTACAACCTGCTCAACCGCTGGGTGGAAAAAGACCTGCTCGACACCACCGAAGAACTCGGTGCCGGGGTGATTGCGTTCACACCGTTGGCCCAGGGTTTGCTCACCGATAAATACCTCAACGGCGTGCCGGCCGACGCACGAGTGAACCGCCCAGGTGGCGGTTCGTTGCAGGCCAAGCACCTGTCCGACGCCAACATTGCCCATGTTCGCGCCCTCAACGAAATCGCCCAGCGTCGCGGCCAGAGCCTGGCGCAAATGGCGCTGGCCTGGACCCTGCGTGATCCACGGGTAACCAGCGCGCTGATCGGTGCCAGCCGACCGGAGCAGATCATCGAGAACGTCGGGGCGTTGAAGAACCTGAGTTTCAGCGCGGAAGAACTGGCGGAGATCGATCGGTTTGCCCTGGAAGGTGGGATCAACTTGTGGGAAAAACCATCCACCGCCGAATAA
- the tauD gene encoding taurine dioxygenase: protein MSSLTVTPLSIALGAQISGVDITQTLSTEQRDAIEQALLKHSVLFFRDQPITPQQQARFAANFGDLHIHPIYPNVPEQPEVLILDTAVTDVRDNAVWHTDVTFLPTPALGAVLSAKLLPAFGGDTLWASGIAAYEALSEPFKALLDGLTATHDFTQSFPLERFGNTADDRARWEEARRKNPPLSHPVIRTHPVSGRKSLFVSEGFTTRINELESAESAAVLKLLFAHATRPEFTIRWRWQENDVAFWDNRVTQHYAVDDYRPQRRVMHRATILGDVPF, encoded by the coding sequence ATGAGCAGCCTGACCGTTACCCCACTAAGCATCGCGCTCGGCGCCCAGATCAGTGGCGTCGATATCACCCAGACACTGAGCACCGAACAGCGCGACGCCATCGAACAAGCCCTGCTTAAGCATTCGGTGCTGTTCTTCCGGGACCAGCCGATCACCCCGCAGCAACAGGCACGGTTCGCGGCGAATTTCGGCGACCTGCACATCCACCCGATCTACCCCAACGTGCCGGAGCAGCCCGAAGTGTTGATCCTCGACACGGCGGTCACCGATGTGCGTGATAACGCCGTATGGCACACCGACGTGACCTTCCTGCCCACGCCAGCCCTGGGCGCGGTGCTCAGCGCCAAACTGCTGCCGGCGTTCGGTGGCGATACCTTGTGGGCCAGTGGCATAGCGGCTTATGAAGCGCTGTCCGAGCCATTCAAAGCATTGCTCGATGGGCTGACTGCCACCCACGACTTCACCCAGTCTTTCCCACTGGAGCGCTTTGGCAACACCGCCGACGACCGAGCCCGTTGGGAAGAAGCCCGCCGAAAAAACCCGCCCCTGTCGCACCCGGTGATCCGCACGCACCCGGTGAGCGGGCGTAAATCGCTGTTCGTCAGCGAAGGCTTCACCACCCGGATCAATGAACTGGAATCGGCCGAAAGCGCGGCGGTTCTCAAACTATTGTTCGCCCATGCCACACGCCCGGAATTCACCATCCGCTGGCGCTGGCAGGAAAATGACGTGGCGTTCTGGGACAACCGCGTGACCCAGCATTACGCAGTGGATGACTACCGGCCACAGCGGCGGGTGATGCATAGGGCAACCATCCTGGGCGATGTGCCGTTCTGA
- the tauC gene encoding taurine ABC transporter permease TauC — MSSYEFAATAAKPVTHAVIPVRRRVSTRWISLLTLLALLAIWWAVTATGLIEPLFLPPPSAVLQKGWLLATTGYMDSTLWQHLGASLSRIGLGLGFAVLTAVPVGIAIGANRIARGILDPLIEFYRPIPPLAYLPLIVIWCGIGELSKVLLIYLAIFAPIAIATATGVRTVDPAKLRAAQSLGATRAQLIRHVILPSALPDILTGVRIGLGVGWSTLVAAELIAATSGLGFMVQSAAQFLVTDVVVLGILVIALIAFAMEMGLRALQRKLVPWHGQAH, encoded by the coding sequence ATGAGCAGCTACGAATTCGCCGCCACGGCGGCCAAGCCGGTGACACACGCCGTCATTCCCGTACGCCGCCGCGTGAGCACGCGCTGGATCAGCCTGTTGACCCTGTTGGCCTTGCTGGCTATCTGGTGGGCGGTGACCGCCACCGGCTTGATCGAGCCGCTGTTCCTGCCGCCGCCCTCTGCCGTGTTGCAAAAAGGCTGGTTGCTGGCGACTACGGGGTATATGGATTCCACCTTGTGGCAGCACCTGGGCGCGAGCCTCAGCCGCATCGGCCTGGGTTTGGGCTTTGCGGTGCTGACGGCCGTGCCGGTGGGCATCGCCATCGGTGCCAACCGTATCGCCCGTGGCATTCTCGACCCGCTGATCGAGTTTTACCGGCCGATCCCGCCGCTGGCCTATCTGCCGTTGATCGTGATCTGGTGCGGCATTGGCGAGCTGTCCAAGGTACTGCTGATTTACCTGGCGATCTTTGCGCCGATTGCCATCGCCACCGCGACCGGCGTACGCACGGTCGACCCGGCCAAGTTGCGCGCCGCACAGTCGCTGGGCGCGACCCGTGCGCAGTTGATTCGGCATGTGATCCTGCCCAGCGCCCTGCCCGACATCCTCACTGGCGTGCGCATCGGCCTGGGTGTGGGTTGGTCGACCCTGGTGGCTGCCGAGCTGATCGCCGCCACCAGCGGCCTGGGCTTCATGGTGCAGTCGGCGGCGCAGTTTCTGGTCACTGACGTCGTGGTCCTCGGCATCCTGGTGATCGCGCTGATCGCCTTCGCCATGGAAATGGGCCTGCGCGCCCTGCAGCGTAAATTAGTGCCGTGGCATGGCCAGGCACACTGA
- the tauB gene encoding taurine ABC transporter ATP-binding subunit translates to MALLQLERISAQYPGAPEPVLADISLELGPQQLLVALGPSGSGKTSLLNLIAGFVEPSAGRITLDGVPVKGPSAERGVVFQDDALLPWQDVLANVAFGLELAGVPKAQREVRAREMLALVDLGGFDSRRIWQLSGGQKQRVGLARALAADPRVLLMDEPFGALDAFTREQMQELLLQVWRRAAKPVFLITHDIEEAVFLATDLILLAPNPGQIVERLHLDFGQRYAAGESARAIKSDPRFIETREHVLGKVFSQRQVCA, encoded by the coding sequence ATGGCCTTGCTACAGCTGGAGCGCATCAGCGCACAGTACCCAGGCGCTCCGGAACCGGTACTGGCGGATATTTCACTCGAGCTTGGGCCCCAGCAATTGCTGGTTGCCCTCGGCCCGTCCGGCAGTGGCAAGACTTCGCTGTTGAACCTGATTGCCGGCTTTGTCGAGCCCTCGGCCGGGCGCATCACCCTTGATGGCGTGCCGGTCAAGGGGCCCAGCGCCGAACGCGGCGTGGTGTTCCAGGACGATGCCCTGCTGCCCTGGCAGGACGTGCTGGCCAACGTCGCCTTCGGCCTGGAACTGGCCGGCGTGCCCAAGGCGCAACGTGAAGTGCGCGCCCGGGAAATGCTCGCGCTGGTTGACCTGGGCGGTTTCGACAGCCGCCGCATCTGGCAACTCTCTGGCGGCCAGAAGCAACGCGTCGGCCTTGCCCGCGCCTTGGCGGCCGACCCTCGCGTATTGCTGATGGACGAGCCCTTCGGCGCCCTCGATGCCTTCACCCGCGAACAGATGCAGGAACTGCTGCTGCAAGTCTGGCGACGCGCGGCCAAGCCGGTGTTCCTGATCACCCATGACATCGAAGAAGCGGTGTTCCTTGCCACGGACTTGATCCTGCTGGCGCCCAACCCCGGCCAGATCGTCGAGCGCCTGCACCTGGACTTCGGCCAACGCTATGCGGCGGGCGAATCGGCACGGGCGATCAAGTCCGACCCGCGCTTTATCGAAACCCGCGAACACGTGCTGGGCAAAGTGTTCTCGCAACGGCAGGTGTGCGCATGA
- the tauA gene encoding taurine ABC transporter substrate-binding protein produces MKLLTPLRLLAALSLAGASLFAQAADVTVAYQTTVDPAKVAQADGAYEKATNAKIDWRKFDNGADIIAAIASGDVQIGYLGSSPLTAAITRNVPVQTFLVATQIGGAEALVARDGSGINSPQDLIGKKIAVPFVSTGHYSLLAALKHWNIDPSKVTILNLAPPAIIAAWKRGDIDATYVWDPALGVAKENGKVLITSGELAKFGAPTFDAWIVRKDFAEKHPEIVTAFAKVTLDAYAAYRKDPQAWLADKGNVDKLVKLSGAKASDIPLLLQGNVYPLAADQVTLLGAPTTKAVTDTAAFLKEQGKVDAVLPDYAPYISAKFITN; encoded by the coding sequence TTGAAACTGCTGACCCCCCTGCGCTTGCTGGCGGCGTTGTCCCTGGCCGGTGCCAGTCTGTTTGCCCAGGCGGCGGATGTGACCGTCGCGTACCAGACCACCGTCGACCCGGCGAAAGTTGCCCAGGCCGATGGCGCCTATGAAAAAGCCACCAATGCCAAAATCGACTGGCGCAAATTCGACAATGGCGCCGATATCATCGCCGCCATCGCCTCGGGCGACGTGCAGATCGGTTACCTCGGTTCCAGCCCGTTGACCGCCGCAATCACCCGCAACGTACCGGTGCAGACCTTTCTCGTCGCCACCCAGATCGGCGGCGCCGAAGCCCTGGTGGCACGCGATGGTTCGGGGATCAACAGCCCGCAGGACCTGATCGGTAAAAAGATCGCCGTGCCGTTCGTGTCCACCGGTCACTACAGCCTGTTGGCCGCGCTGAAGCACTGGAACATCGACCCCTCGAAAGTAACCATCCTCAATCTCGCACCACCGGCCATCATCGCCGCCTGGAAGCGCGGTGATATCGACGCCACCTATGTGTGGGACCCGGCCCTGGGCGTAGCCAAGGAAAACGGCAAGGTGTTGATCACTTCCGGCGAACTAGCCAAGTTCGGTGCACCGACCTTCGATGCCTGGATCGTGCGTAAGGATTTTGCCGAGAAGCATCCGGAAATCGTCACCGCCTTCGCCAAAGTCACCCTGGATGCCTACGCGGCTTACCGCAAAGACCCACAAGCCTGGCTCGCCGACAAAGGCAACGTCGACAAACTGGTCAAGCTCTCCGGTGCCAAGGCCAGCGACATCCCACTGCTGTTGCAAGGCAACGTCTACCCGCTGGCCGCTGACCAGGTGACCCTGCTGGGCGCGCCGACCACCAAGGCCGTCACCGACACTGCGGCGTTCCTCAAGGAACAGGGCAAGGTCGATGCCGTGCTCCCAGACTACGCCCCTTACATCAGCGCCAAATTCATCACTAACTGA
- the gshA gene encoding glutamate--cysteine ligase, translating into MSELLNRRLALLGKREHLSLLEHCLHGIERECLRVTSEGRLAQTPHPEALGAALTHEQITTDYSESLLEFITPALPNPADTLSSLDKIHRFAYTKLGSEYLWSPSMPCPLPAEEDIPIAYYGTSNIGQLKYVYRKGLALRYGKTMQCIAGIHYNFSLPEQLWPLLKEAEGFVGTDRDYQSTAYIALIRNFRRYSWLLMYLFGASPALDAGFLRGRSHQLEVLDADTLYLPYATSLRMSDLGYQSNAQAGLTPCYNDLASYTDSLREAVATPYAPYVEVGTHKDGEWVQLNTNILQIENEYYSNIRPKRVTYTGERPIQALMARGIQYIEVRCLDINPFLPMGIDLPESRFLDAFLLYCALNDSPLFANNECGNATSNFLSVVKEGRRPGLQLQREGQAVDMKEWATELLEHIAPLAALLDASHGITEHSQALDAQLAKVNDPSLTPSAQVLAAMAERKESFAQFSLHQSEVHAEYFRKEPLPAEEQARFEELARTSLAQQAELEQNEVGDFDVFVGSYQASILAISN; encoded by the coding sequence TTGAGCGAACTTCTCAACCGCCGCCTGGCTCTGCTCGGCAAGCGCGAACACCTCTCCCTGCTAGAGCACTGCCTGCATGGCATCGAGCGTGAATGCCTGCGCGTCACCAGCGAGGGTCGCCTGGCCCAGACGCCGCACCCGGAAGCCCTGGGCGCCGCGTTGACTCACGAACAGATCACGACCGATTACTCGGAATCGCTGCTGGAGTTCATCACCCCCGCGCTGCCCAACCCGGCCGATACCCTGAGCAGCCTGGACAAGATCCATCGCTTTGCCTACACCAAGCTGGGCAGCGAGTACCTATGGAGCCCCTCGATGCCGTGTCCGTTGCCGGCCGAGGAAGATATTCCGATTGCCTACTACGGCACCTCCAATATCGGGCAGCTCAAGTACGTTTATCGCAAGGGCCTGGCCCTGCGCTACGGCAAGACCATGCAATGCATTGCCGGCATCCACTACAACTTCTCGCTGCCGGAACAGCTGTGGCCGCTGCTCAAGGAAGCCGAAGGGTTTGTCGGCACCGACCGCGACTATCAGTCCACCGCCTATATCGCGCTGATCCGTAACTTCCGGCGCTACAGCTGGCTGTTGATGTACCTGTTCGGTGCCTCGCCGGCCCTGGACGCGGGCTTCCTGCGCGGTCGCTCGCACCAGCTTGAAGTGCTCGACGCCGACACCTTGTACTTGCCGTACGCCACCAGCCTGCGCATGAGCGACCTGGGTTACCAGAGCAACGCCCAGGCCGGCCTCACGCCGTGCTACAACGACCTGGCCAGCTACACCGACAGCCTGCGCGAAGCGGTGGCAACGCCCTACGCGCCCTATGTCGAAGTCGGCACGCACAAGGACGGTGAATGGGTGCAGCTCAACACCAACATCCTGCAGATCGAAAACGAGTACTACTCCAACATCCGCCCCAAGCGCGTGACCTATACCGGCGAGCGGCCGATCCAGGCGCTGATGGCGCGAGGCATTCAGTACATCGAAGTGCGCTGCCTGGACATCAACCCGTTCCTGCCGATGGGCATCGATCTTCCAGAGTCGCGCTTTCTCGATGCGTTCCTGCTGTATTGCGCGCTGAATGACAGCCCGCTGTTCGCCAATAATGAATGCGGGAATGCCACCTCCAACTTCCTCAGCGTGGTCAAGGAAGGTCGCCGTCCGGGCCTGCAATTGCAGCGTGAGGGCCAAGCGGTGGATATGAAAGAGTGGGCCACCGAGCTGCTGGAGCACATTGCCCCCCTGGCCGCGCTGCTCGATGCAAGCCACGGCATTACTGAGCACAGCCAGGCCCTGGACGCGCAGTTGGCGAAGGTCAATGACCCGTCACTGACGCCATCGGCTCAGGTGCTGGCAGCGATGGCCGAGCGCAAGGAAAGCTTTGCGCAGTTCTCCCTGCATCAGAGCGAGGTGCATGCTGAGTACTTTCGCAAGGAGCCGCTTCCCGCTGAGGAACAGGCACGCTTTGAGGAACTGGCACGTACGTCGCTGGCCCAGCAGGCGGAGCTTGAGCAGAATGAAGTGGGCGATTTCGATGTGTTTGTAGGGTCGTACCAGGCGAGTATTCTGGCGATCAGTAACTAA
- a CDS encoding PaaI family thioesterase, which yields MDIPAGLTQSAFSELIGCRLQRLDEGVAEVALSLAPHLRNRGGKLHGGAIFSLVDITMGLACSSAHGFDQQSATIECKINYIRAVEDGDVLCTSRVIHAGRRTLVVEADVYQGDRLVAKAQGTFAVL from the coding sequence ATGGATATCCCGGCCGGTTTGACCCAGAGCGCGTTCAGCGAACTGATCGGCTGCCGCCTGCAGCGCCTGGATGAGGGCGTTGCCGAGGTGGCCCTGAGCCTGGCGCCGCATTTGCGCAATCGCGGCGGCAAGTTGCATGGCGGCGCGATTTTCAGCCTGGTGGACATCACCATGGGCCTGGCCTGCTCCAGCGCCCATGGGTTCGACCAGCAGAGCGCGACCATCGAGTGCAAAATCAACTATATCCGCGCCGTGGAAGACGGTGACGTACTGTGCACCAGCCGGGTGATCCACGCCGGCAGGCGCACATTAGTAGTCGAAGCCGACGTGTACCAAGGCGACAGACTTGTCGCAAAAGCGCAGGGCACGTTCGCTGTCCTATAG
- a CDS encoding Tex family protein, with protein MDSINSRIAEELGVRPQQVEAAVALLDEGSTVPFIARYRKEVTGSLDDIQLRHLEERLRYLRELDERRISILASIEEQGKLTPQLERDIKLADTKTRLEDLYLPYKQKRRTKGQIALEAGLGDLADGLFNDPSLTPETEAARFVDAQKGVADIKAALEGAKYILMERFAENASLLEKLRTYLKQEAILSARVIAGKEEEGAKFRDYFEHDEPLKSMPSHRALAIFRGRNEGILSSALKVGDELPGTMHPCEGMIGQQFGIQNQNRPADKWLSEVVRWTWKVKLYTHLETDLLGELRDGAETEAINVFAHNLHDLLLAAPAGPRATLGLDPGLRTGCKVAVVDATGKLLDHATVYPHVPHNKWDQTLAILAALCAKHAVDLIAIGNGTASRETDKLAAELIKKYPAMKMTKVMVSEAGASVYSASELASKEFPDLDVSIRGAVSIARRLQDPLAELVKIDPKSIGVGQYQHDVSQLKLARGLDAVVEDCVNAVGVDVNTASVALLARISGLNATLAQNIVTHRDENGAFKTRAALKKVARLGEKTFEQAAGFLRVMNGDNPLDASAVHPEAYPLVQRIAAETDRDIRSLIGDAAFLKRLDPKKYTDETFGVPTITDILQELEKPGRDPRPEFKTAEFQDGVEDLKDLQLGMILEGVVTNVTNFGAFVDIGVHQDGLVHISALSEKFIKDPREAVKAGDVVKVKVMEVDIPRKRVGLSMRMSDTPGEKIDGARGARPGSAPRSSQNTAPRKETATAAPSNNAMASLFANAKQLKKR; from the coding sequence ATGGACAGCATCAACAGCCGCATCGCCGAGGAACTCGGTGTACGCCCACAACAGGTCGAAGCGGCCGTCGCGCTACTGGATGAAGGCTCCACGGTGCCTTTCATCGCCCGTTACCGAAAAGAAGTGACCGGCAGCCTTGACGACATCCAGCTGCGGCACCTGGAAGAACGCCTGCGTTACCTGCGAGAACTCGACGAGCGGCGTATCAGCATCCTTGCCAGCATCGAGGAACAGGGCAAGTTGACCCCGCAATTGGAACGCGACATCAAGCTCGCCGACACCAAGACCCGCCTCGAAGACCTTTACCTGCCGTATAAACAGAAACGTCGCACAAAGGGTCAGATCGCCCTGGAAGCTGGCCTGGGCGACCTGGCCGACGGCCTGTTCAACGACCCATCGCTGACCCCGGAAACCGAAGCCGCGCGCTTTGTCGACGCGCAAAAAGGCGTCGCCGATATCAAGGCTGCCCTGGAGGGCGCCAAATACATCCTGATGGAGCGCTTCGCGGAAAACGCCAGCCTGCTGGAAAAACTGCGTACCTACCTGAAACAGGAAGCCATCCTCAGCGCCCGCGTCATCGCCGGCAAAGAGGAAGAAGGCGCCAAGTTCCGCGATTACTTCGAACACGACGAGCCCCTCAAGAGCATGCCGTCCCACCGCGCCCTGGCGATCTTCCGTGGCCGTAACGAGGGCATTCTCAGCTCCGCGCTGAAAGTCGGCGACGAGCTGCCGGGCACCATGCACCCGTGCGAGGGCATGATCGGTCAACAATTCGGCATTCAGAATCAGAATCGTCCTGCGGACAAGTGGCTCAGTGAGGTCGTGCGCTGGACCTGGAAGGTCAAGCTCTATACCCACCTGGAAACCGACCTGCTCGGCGAGCTGCGTGACGGCGCCGAAACCGAGGCGATCAACGTATTCGCCCACAACCTGCATGACCTGCTGCTGGCCGCTCCGGCGGGCCCACGCGCCACCCTGGGCCTGGACCCGGGCCTGCGCACCGGCTGCAAGGTCGCGGTGGTCGACGCCACCGGCAAGCTGCTGGACCACGCCACCGTCTACCCGCACGTACCGCACAACAAGTGGGACCAGACCCTCGCCATCCTGGCCGCCCTGTGCGCCAAACATGCCGTGGACCTGATCGCCATCGGCAACGGCACCGCCAGCCGCGAAACCGATAAGTTGGCCGCCGAGCTGATCAAAAAATACCCGGCCATGAAGATGACCAAGGTCATGGTCTCCGAGGCAGGCGCTTCGGTGTACTCGGCCTCGGAACTGGCGTCCAAGGAATTCCCGGACCTCGATGTGTCGATCCGCGGCGCCGTGTCGATTGCCCGTCGCCTGCAGGACCCGCTGGCCGAGCTGGTGAAGATCGATCCTAAATCCATCGGTGTCGGCCAATACCAGCACGACGTGTCGCAGCTCAAGCTGGCGCGTGGCCTGGATGCTGTGGTGGAAGACTGCGTGAACGCCGTGGGTGTGGACGTGAACACCGCTTCCGTGGCGCTGCTCGCACGTATTTCTGGCCTCAACGCTACCCTGGCGCAGAATATCGTCACCCACCGCGACGAGAATGGCGCCTTCAAAACCCGCGCCGCACTGAAAAAGGTTGCGCGCCTGGGCGAGAAAACCTTCGAGCAAGCCGCCGGTTTCCTACGCGTAATGAACGGCGATAACCCGCTGGATGCCTCTGCGGTCCACCCGGAAGCCTATCCGCTGGTGCAGCGAATCGCCGCCGAAACCGACCGTGACATCCGCTCGCTGATCGGCGACGCCGCGTTCCTCAAGCGTCTGGACCCGAAGAAGTACACCGACGAAACCTTCGGCGTGCCGACCATCACCGACATCCTGCAAGAGCTTGAAAAACCCGGCCGCGACCCCCGCCCCGAATTCAAGACCGCCGAGTTCCAAGACGGTGTCGAAGACCTCAAGGACCTGCAACTGGGCATGATCCTCGAAGGTGTGGTGACCAACGTGACCAACTTTGGCGCGTTCGTGGATATCGGCGTGCATCAGGACGGTTTGGTGCATATCTCCGCGCTTTCAGAGAAGTTCATCAAGGATCCCCGCGAAGCAGTGAAAGCCGGTGATGTGGTCAAGGTCAAGGTGATGGAAGTCGACATCCCGCGCAAACGCGTTGGCCTGTCGATGCGCATGAGCGACACCCCCGGCGAGAAAATCGACGGCGCCCGTGGTGCTCGTCCTGGCTCGGCCCCGCGCTCGTCGCAGAACACCGCGCCGCGCAAGGAAACCGCGACAGCCGCACCGAGCAACAACGCCATGGCCTCGCTGTTCGCCAACGCCAAGCAGTTGAAGAAGCGCTGA